One window of Atribacter laminatus genomic DNA carries:
- a CDS encoding TatD family hydrolase → MSFWVDTHAHLDGREFDPDRSEVIRRAEEVDVKCIINASSSFSSCHESLQIARDYSSVFVAIGIHPQEIKESLPDFTELEKLISHPKVVAIGETGLDYYWDSQYILNQKKALQIHIELAEQNRLPLVLHSRSSDKDLIEICQNSARSIPLIWHCFSGDEEAFLKALAMDFYFSLGGVMTFPNARRLRGFIPRIPLDRLLLETDSPYLAPQKKRGKRNEPAYLVETAKFLSELLGISLDRLQDQIFQNIKDIFGEKLNQG, encoded by the coding sequence ATGAGTTTTTGGGTTGATACCCATGCCCATTTGGATGGGCGGGAGTTTGATCCCGATCGAAGCGAAGTTATACGAAGAGCAGAAGAGGTTGATGTAAAATGCATTATCAATGCTTCCTCTTCTTTTTCTTCGTGCCATGAATCGCTTCAGATAGCCCGTGATTACTCTTCAGTTTTTGTAGCAATAGGCATACATCCCCAGGAAATCAAAGAATCCCTTCCTGATTTTACTGAGCTGGAAAAGTTAATTTCTCATCCAAAAGTTGTGGCGATTGGTGAAACTGGATTAGATTATTATTGGGATTCTCAATATATTCTCAACCAAAAAAAAGCGCTTCAAATTCATATCGAATTAGCTGAACAAAATCGGCTCCCTTTGGTTCTTCATTCTCGGTCTTCAGATAAAGATCTGATTGAAATTTGCCAAAATTCGGCGAGAAGCATTCCACTCATTTGGCATTGCTTTTCAGGGGATGAAGAAGCTTTTCTCAAAGCCTTAGCAATGGACTTTTATTTTTCTCTGGGAGGTGTTATGACCTTTCCCAATGCTCGTCGTTTAAGAGGGTTCATACCAAGAATTCCTCTCGATCGGCTTCTTTTGGAAACTGATTCGCCCTATCTTGCTCCGCAAAAGAAAAGAGGGAAGCGAAATGAGCCCGCTTATTTAGTTGAAACTGCGAAATTTCTATCCGAATTGTTGGGCATTTCACTGGATAGGTTGCAGGATCAGATCTTCCAAAATATAAAGGACATTTTTGGAGAAAAGTTGAATCAAGGGTGA
- the metG gene encoding methionine--tRNA ligase subunit beta, whose product MPLPEINLEDFQKIDLRVGEILAVERLEGTNKLLVLQVNLGDEERTLVAGLAPYYSPEEMVGKKIIVLANLKPANIRGIKSQGMLLAADDGQGTVSFLTLNRDMPPGSKVR is encoded by the coding sequence ATGCCTCTCCCAGAAATAAACTTAGAGGACTTCCAAAAGATTGATCTACGAGTGGGAGAAATTTTAGCAGTTGAACGATTAGAAGGTACTAATAAACTCCTGGTTCTTCAAGTGAATTTAGGTGATGAGGAAAGAACTTTGGTGGCGGGCCTTGCTCCCTATTATTCTCCGGAAGAAATGGTTGGGAAAAAGATCATCGTTTTGGCCAATTTAAAACCGGCTAACATTCGTGGAATCAAATCCCAAGGCATGTTATTGGCTGCTGATGACGGGCAGGGGACCGTGAGTTTTTTAACTCTTAATCGAGATATGCCACCAGGTAGCAAGGTGAGATGA
- the metG gene encoding methionine--tRNA ligase, giving the protein MNSNSFYITTPIYYVNDVPHIGHAYTTCAADILARYYRLLGEKVFFVTGTDEHGQKIEKAAAAQNTTPQALVDRVILRFQELWKKMEISNDDFIRTTESRHLETVKELFIALQKKGDVYKGEYEGWYCVPCETFWPENQLDDRLVCPDCGRPLEKVREESYFFALSRYEKPLLDYFESHPDFVMPESRYNEIVSFIKSGLKDQSISRLGLNWGIPVPGDEKHSLYVWFDALINYLTVVDYGKNSGKFELFWPSVHHLVGKDILRFHSVLWPGMLLAAGLSLPKRIFAHGWWTVDGEKMSKSRGNVVDPQLMIEKYGLDRFRYFIMREVSFGLDGDFSEKGLVERTNSDLSDNFGNLVHRTLNMAWKYFDGKVPKPDGSTESEWERLMKEVLENLTYYMDKFAFAQALESIWKLVHYCNRYIEKKAPWVLNKDQDRRKELNQVMYLLLDSCRILALMTYPFMPSTAIQLWSQLGFKTPLPSLTLSHKVIWNQSPNLFELEKPVPLFPRIL; this is encoded by the coding sequence ATGAACTCGAACAGTTTTTATATAACAACACCGATCTATTACGTCAATGATGTACCTCACATTGGTCATGCTTATACAACCTGTGCCGCTGATATTTTAGCTCGGTATTATCGGTTGTTGGGTGAAAAAGTTTTTTTTGTTACTGGAACCGATGAACACGGGCAAAAAATCGAAAAAGCTGCGGCCGCGCAAAATACCACACCCCAAGCTTTAGTTGATCGAGTTATCCTCCGCTTTCAAGAGCTGTGGAAAAAAATGGAAATTTCCAATGATGATTTTATTCGGACCACTGAATCGAGACATTTAGAGACGGTAAAAGAATTATTTATCGCTCTTCAAAAAAAAGGAGATGTTTACAAGGGAGAATATGAAGGATGGTATTGCGTTCCCTGTGAAACCTTTTGGCCAGAAAATCAGTTGGATGACCGTCTGGTTTGTCCCGATTGTGGACGTCCTCTTGAAAAGGTTCGCGAAGAGAGTTACTTTTTCGCTCTATCACGTTACGAGAAACCATTATTAGATTATTTTGAGTCACATCCTGACTTTGTAATGCCTGAATCCCGTTACAATGAGATCGTTAGTTTTATTAAGAGTGGTTTGAAAGACCAGAGCATTTCCCGGCTTGGTTTGAATTGGGGAATTCCCGTTCCAGGGGATGAAAAACATTCCCTATATGTTTGGTTTGATGCTCTTATTAATTACTTAACCGTTGTTGACTATGGTAAGAATTCCGGAAAATTTGAGCTTTTTTGGCCGTCAGTTCATCATTTGGTAGGGAAGGATATACTTCGTTTTCATTCGGTGCTCTGGCCAGGGATGTTATTGGCAGCAGGGTTATCTTTGCCAAAAAGAATATTTGCCCATGGCTGGTGGACTGTGGATGGTGAAAAGATGTCTAAATCTCGAGGGAATGTAGTTGACCCTCAACTTATGATTGAAAAATACGGTCTTGACCGCTTCCGTTATTTTATTATGAGAGAAGTGAGCTTTGGTCTCGACGGTGATTTTTCCGAAAAAGGTTTGGTGGAACGCACCAACTCGGATTTATCCGATAATTTTGGGAATCTTGTTCATCGAACCTTGAATATGGCCTGGAAATACTTTGACGGAAAAGTTCCTAAACCCGATGGTTCAACTGAGTCAGAATGGGAAAGGCTTATGAAAGAAGTGCTGGAAAACCTGACGTATTATATGGACAAATTTGCTTTTGCTCAGGCTTTGGAGAGCATATGGAAATTGGTCCATTATTGTAACCGCTATATCGAGAAAAAAGCACCTTGGGTTTTGAATAAAGACCAGGATCGAAGAAAAGAACTAAATCAGGTCATGTATTTGTTGTTGGATAGTTGTCGGATATTGGCTCTGATGACCTACCCATTTATGCCTTCAACAGCTATCCAGTTATGGAGTCAATTAGGGTTTAAAACTCCTCTTCCGTCATTGACTTTAAGCCATAAAGTTATTTGGAATCAGAGTCCAAATCTTTTTGAGCTGGAAAAGCCAGTTCCACTCTTCCCAAGAATCTTATGA
- a CDS encoding MATE family efflux transporter, which yields MKVGHQTDFTSGNIPKQLISFSIPMLLGNILQTFYTTVDSIWVGRFLGPEALGAVSVSHPVAFVMIAFVLGLGMAVNIMVAQYLGAKKHLELKNTIGTSLTLFTAIGVILTVFGLLFHQGILEAIQTPDTILPLASSYLYVYFWGLIFIFLYNTIGGILRGLGDSKTPLLLLVYSTIINIILDPFFIIGIPPFPKMGVAGASLATVIAQAFSGLLGIFYIYRMNLFHFTRDFLSPKIELIKVMLKIGLPAGAQQTFVSLGFLVLTAFVNGFGDKVVAAYGAATRTDNFSFLPAMTFSLAISSMAGQNLGARDFTRAKEVARWGAIISVLFAIPVSIIVYFFADTLLKIFTTDSEVIRIGVSYLRIVAFTYIPFSAMFAYNGFLRGAGDTMQTMINTLLSLWVIRIPIAKILSMNHLLGINGVWIGFAIGPLAGFLLAYGYFRTGKWKNKIIVNSFYGSEKS from the coding sequence ATGAAAGTGGGTCATCAAACTGATTTTACCAGCGGAAATATCCCTAAACAATTAATTTCCTTCTCAATCCCTATGCTCTTAGGAAATATCTTGCAAACCTTTTACACCACTGTTGATAGCATATGGGTTGGTCGTTTTCTTGGTCCAGAGGCATTGGGTGCGGTCTCGGTAAGCCATCCGGTGGCTTTTGTCATGATTGCTTTCGTACTTGGTTTAGGTATGGCAGTCAATATCATGGTTGCCCAATATTTGGGAGCAAAAAAACACCTTGAACTGAAAAATACCATTGGAACTTCGTTGACGCTTTTCACTGCCATTGGTGTTATTCTGACCGTTTTTGGCCTCTTATTCCACCAAGGCATATTAGAGGCTATCCAAACCCCGGACACTATCTTGCCCCTGGCTTCATCCTATCTCTATGTATATTTTTGGGGATTAATTTTTATATTTCTTTACAATACCATTGGAGGAATTTTAAGAGGTTTAGGCGATTCAAAGACCCCTCTCCTTCTTCTGGTCTATTCAACCATCATCAATATCATACTCGATCCATTCTTTATCATTGGAATTCCGCCTTTTCCTAAAATGGGAGTTGCCGGTGCATCCTTGGCAACTGTTATCGCTCAAGCATTCTCCGGACTTCTCGGTATTTTTTATATTTATCGAATGAACCTTTTCCATTTTACTCGGGATTTCCTTTCCCCAAAAATTGAGCTCATAAAGGTAATGCTTAAAATCGGCTTGCCTGCTGGAGCTCAACAAACTTTTGTCTCTCTTGGCTTCTTGGTCTTAACCGCTTTTGTAAATGGCTTTGGAGATAAAGTAGTTGCTGCTTACGGAGCGGCGACCAGAACTGATAATTTCTCCTTTCTTCCGGCAATGACTTTCAGTTTGGCTATCTCATCAATGGCTGGTCAAAATTTGGGAGCAAGAGATTTTACCCGAGCCAAAGAAGTGGCACGCTGGGGAGCTATTATTTCAGTTCTTTTTGCAATACCTGTTTCAATAATTGTATACTTCTTTGCTGATACATTATTAAAAATTTTCACCACTGATTCTGAGGTTATTCGAATCGGTGTCTCCTACCTGCGAATAGTCGCTTTTACTTACATCCCCTTTTCAGCAATGTTTGCTTATAATGGTTTTCTCCGGGGAGCCGGGGATACCATGCAAACCATGATCAACACCCTTCTCTCACTCTGGGTTATTCGAATCCCTATAGCAAAAATTCTTTCTATGAACCATTTATTAGGAATCAATGGGGTCTGGATTGGTTTTGCCATTGGTCCTTTAGCTGGATTTTTACTGGCTTATGGATATTTTCGAACTGGAAAATGGAAAAATAAAATTATCGTTAATTCCTTCTATGGAAGTGAAAAATCTTGA
- a CDS encoding MFS transporter: MLTKKDYSFNFVVGSLDYAFFSLGTAVASITTLLPLFARNLGATNVEIGLIPALYYLGLSIPSLFNGLYSSRIDRKLTFILKFTLLERLPYLGIALIAFFLVGINTSFSLTLFFLFLAVSFCAMGIITPVWMEMVGKVIDPLRKGAYFAVGNGVGALMGIWGSRLAEKFIVQYPFAKNFGYCFLLTIGAMLISYLFLALTREEKEKLLKAPSNYLKSLFNILKKDRNFRGFSVGRIFLAMGVMGGSFYTVHALENLQATGAIIARYNAVFLASQALSNFIWGPLGDRKGHKFVLLLGGISLLASNLVAITVKSSASFYLAFALFGIYWSAIWVGGIAIIIDFGSKELKSMYIGLGYFISTFPSFFTPIIGGKIADFYGYQRVFWVSLIINLIAFVLLLGVKEPRVFKESELD, from the coding sequence TTGCTTACAAAGAAGGATTACTCTTTTAATTTTGTCGTCGGTTCTCTCGATTATGCATTCTTTAGTTTAGGCACAGCGGTGGCATCCATAACTACATTACTTCCTTTGTTTGCCAGGAATCTTGGTGCAACCAATGTCGAAATCGGCTTAATACCTGCTCTTTATTATTTAGGACTTTCGATTCCTTCACTCTTTAATGGTTTGTATTCTTCTCGAATCGATCGAAAGCTGACCTTTATTTTAAAATTTACCCTACTGGAAAGACTTCCCTATTTAGGAATTGCCCTGATTGCCTTTTTTTTAGTTGGCATCAATACCAGTTTCTCGCTCACACTTTTTTTTCTATTTTTAGCTGTTTCTTTTTGTGCCATGGGCATCATTACTCCAGTTTGGATGGAAATGGTCGGCAAGGTGATCGATCCTTTACGAAAAGGAGCCTATTTTGCAGTTGGGAATGGGGTTGGAGCTTTGATGGGAATTTGGGGCTCCCGTTTGGCGGAAAAATTTATTGTTCAATATCCGTTCGCTAAAAATTTTGGGTATTGTTTTTTACTTACTATTGGTGCCATGTTGATATCTTATTTATTTTTAGCTCTCACTCGGGAAGAAAAAGAAAAATTGCTTAAAGCTCCATCGAACTATTTAAAGTCTCTTTTTAACATCCTTAAAAAGGATCGAAATTTTAGAGGTTTTTCTGTGGGGAGGATTTTTTTAGCCATGGGAGTCATGGGTGGATCCTTTTATACCGTCCATGCCTTGGAAAACCTTCAGGCTACCGGGGCTATAATTGCCAGGTATAACGCAGTTTTTTTAGCTTCTCAGGCTTTGAGTAATTTTATTTGGGGACCACTGGGTGACCGAAAAGGTCATAAATTCGTCTTGCTTTTAGGGGGTATCTCTTTACTAGCCAGCAATTTAGTGGCGATTACCGTGAAAAGCTCTGCGAGTTTCTATTTAGCTTTTGCTCTTTTTGGTATTTACTGGAGTGCTATATGGGTGGGAGGTATTGCCATTATTATTGATTTTGGCAGTAAAGAACTAAAGAGCATGTATATTGGTTTGGGTTATTTTATTTCAACTTTTCCTTCTTTTTTCACCCCGATCATTGGTGGGAAAATAGCTGATTTTTATGGATATCAAAGGGTATTTTGGGTTTCGTTGATCATTAACCTCATTGCTTTTGTTCTCTTGTTGGGGGTTAAGGAACCCCGAGTTTTTAAAGAATCTGAATTGGATTAA
- a CDS encoding ATP-dependent helicase produces the protein MDFSSHQLESVNQSSTHKSKYFQIDYETELNEEQQKVVFAGEGPLLVIAGAGSGKTRTITYRVARLIEQGVNPENILLATFTNKAAREMLHRVECLLGLSLNRMWGGTFHHIGNLILRREAKKVGFDFNYTILDREDQKDLIETCILQSGVDIKARRFPKADVVMQVINLCRNTLVSIEDIIDKNYPQFREWAGNISHIFALYQNRKRELNCMDFDDLLSYVWELFQQDEATRRKYAQMFHHVLVDEYQDTNLIQAEIVDFFASEYRNILAVGDDSQSIYSFRGANFANIMDFPKKYPDCVLFKLETNYRSVPPILDLANQVIINNTRQYQKTLKAVRQSGEKPVVVPARNTSQQSEFVATQILTIRDNGYSLRDIAVLYRAHYQSMELQMELTRRGIPFEVRSGLRFFEQAHIKDIVAYLKVIANPRDEIAWKRVLKIYPGIGKATSEKIWEFFRESVDPLGLVQKRELPENISRGAREGLLTLIELLSQLEEIDFQPGTMIQKIIQGSYSEYLTTHYPDYRERLQDMEELAHFASQYKSLDDFLSELALLGNMEAENIVDGGLPDEKITLSSVHQAKGLEWPVVFVIWLCEGGFPSGRSIEKEEDIEEERRLFYVACTRAKDYLFLCYPIVAEGNRAQTSFIRKPSRFLKEIDTRSYTKWLLDRSENQW, from the coding sequence ATGGATTTTTCTTCGCATCAACTCGAATCAGTGAATCAATCTTCCACTCATAAATCAAAATATTTCCAAATTGACTACGAGACAGAGTTAAATGAAGAACAGCAAAAGGTCGTGTTTGCTGGTGAGGGTCCTTTGCTGGTTATTGCGGGGGCGGGGAGTGGAAAAACCCGGACCATTACCTATCGGGTTGCCCGTCTTATTGAGCAGGGTGTCAATCCCGAGAATATTTTACTCGCTACATTTACCAATAAAGCTGCTCGAGAAATGCTCCATCGGGTAGAGTGCTTATTGGGTCTTTCATTGAACCGAATGTGGGGAGGGACTTTCCATCATATCGGAAATTTGATTCTCAGACGGGAAGCGAAAAAAGTTGGCTTTGACTTTAATTACACCATTTTGGACCGAGAAGACCAAAAAGATTTGATTGAAACCTGTATTCTTCAATCCGGAGTTGATATCAAAGCTCGCCGTTTTCCTAAGGCTGACGTCGTTATGCAGGTCATCAACCTCTGTAGAAATACCTTGGTATCGATAGAGGACATCATTGATAAGAACTATCCCCAATTTAGAGAATGGGCAGGCAATATAAGCCATATTTTTGCTCTTTACCAGAATCGAAAAAGAGAATTGAACTGCATGGATTTTGATGATTTATTGAGTTATGTTTGGGAGCTTTTTCAACAAGATGAAGCGACCCGACGAAAATATGCTCAAATGTTTCATCACGTACTGGTAGATGAATACCAAGATACCAACCTTATTCAAGCTGAAATTGTCGATTTCTTTGCCAGTGAGTATCGGAATATCTTGGCAGTCGGAGATGACTCGCAGAGTATTTACTCCTTTCGAGGAGCTAATTTTGCCAATATCATGGATTTTCCCAAGAAGTATCCCGATTGTGTCCTCTTTAAGTTAGAGACCAACTATCGGAGCGTCCCACCCATTCTCGATTTGGCCAATCAAGTGATTATAAATAATACGCGACAATATCAAAAAACTTTGAAGGCGGTGAGACAGTCTGGCGAAAAGCCTGTTGTTGTCCCGGCAAGGAACACTTCACAACAAAGTGAATTTGTTGCCACTCAAATTCTAACCATTCGTGACAATGGTTATTCGCTTCGTGATATAGCGGTTTTATACCGAGCTCATTATCAGAGCATGGAACTCCAGATGGAACTCACTCGGCGAGGAATTCCTTTTGAAGTACGCTCTGGTTTACGGTTTTTTGAGCAGGCACATATTAAGGATATTGTTGCTTATTTAAAAGTGATAGCCAATCCCCGAGATGAAATTGCCTGGAAACGGGTTTTAAAAATATATCCCGGGATCGGAAAAGCGACCAGCGAAAAAATATGGGAGTTTTTTAGAGAGTCAGTCGATCCCTTAGGTTTGGTCCAAAAAAGAGAGCTTCCTGAAAATATTTCTCGCGGAGCCCGGGAAGGGTTATTAACTTTGATAGAATTGCTTTCCCAGTTAGAAGAAATAGATTTCCAACCAGGAACCATGATCCAAAAAATTATCCAGGGGAGTTACAGTGAATATTTAACCACCCATTATCCTGATTACCGGGAACGGCTCCAAGATATGGAAGAATTGGCTCATTTTGCATCCCAATATAAGTCTCTGGATGATTTTTTAAGTGAACTGGCACTGTTAGGTAATATGGAAGCAGAAAATATTGTTGATGGTGGACTTCCTGACGAAAAGATTACTCTATCGTCAGTCCACCAAGCAAAGGGTTTGGAGTGGCCGGTAGTGTTTGTTATTTGGCTTTGTGAGGGAGGTTTCCCTTCGGGGAGGAGCATTGAAAAAGAAGAGGATATCGAAGAAGAACGAAGGTTATTTTATGTAGCCTGTACCCGTGCCAAGGATTATCTTTTTCTTTGCTATCCAATCGTAGCTGAAGGAAATCGGGCTCAAACCTCTTTTATACGGAAGCCTTCACGCTTTCTCAAAGAAATTGATACTCGTTCTTATACCAAATGGCTTCTTGATCGTTCAGAAAATCAATGGTAG
- a CDS encoding IS481 family transposase: MPWTEVHKVDLRQELIYRYLNKEKVTDLCREYGISRKTAYKFIHRFQAFGLDGLKDQSRRPHHLAGQTDALTEQMILDTKFKHPSWGAKKLKPALERQYPDIVFPAISTISAILSRHGLVRSHPRRLRRSVPTSQLRTSHEPNEIWCVDFKGQFRTQDRKYCYPLTITDHYSRYLLACEALSSPSIQESLPVFKECFSTYGLPQVIRSDNGSPFASLHSPFGLTQLSVWLVKLGIILERIDPGHPEQNSRHERMHRTLKEEACQKPATNLFTQQDRFETFKTIYNTVRPHEAINQETPASWYHKSDRPYPKTLSDCEYPHHTLTRKVDSSGRISLYGNRLIRISKVFAGELLGFKDYTHSWLVSFSTYDIGIIDKKTLTFESTEIQDD; this comes from the coding sequence ATGCCATGGACGGAGGTACACAAAGTGGATCTCAGACAAGAATTGATTTATCGTTATCTCAACAAGGAAAAGGTGACAGATTTGTGTCGAGAATATGGAATCTCTCGAAAAACCGCCTATAAGTTTATTCATCGTTTTCAAGCCTTTGGTTTGGATGGACTTAAAGATCAATCCCGACGTCCTCATCACCTGGCGGGTCAAACTGATGCCCTGACCGAGCAAATGATTCTGGATACCAAATTCAAGCATCCCAGTTGGGGAGCTAAAAAGCTCAAGCCCGCCTTGGAAAGACAGTATCCCGATATTGTCTTTCCAGCAATCAGTACCATCAGTGCCATCTTATCTCGCCATGGACTGGTGAGATCACACCCTCGTCGATTGAGAAGAAGTGTGCCAACCAGTCAACTTCGAACCAGCCATGAACCCAATGAGATCTGGTGTGTCGACTTTAAAGGACAATTTCGAACCCAAGATCGGAAATACTGTTATCCTTTAACCATCACCGATCACTATAGCCGGTATCTCCTTGCCTGTGAAGCTCTTTCCTCTCCCAGCATTCAAGAATCCCTTCCGGTCTTCAAAGAGTGCTTTTCCACATATGGTCTTCCCCAGGTGATCCGCAGTGATAACGGGAGTCCCTTTGCTTCTCTTCACTCTCCCTTTGGACTCACTCAACTCTCGGTGTGGTTAGTGAAACTCGGCATCATCTTAGAGCGCATTGATCCGGGACATCCAGAACAAAATAGCCGTCATGAACGGATGCACCGCACCTTAAAAGAAGAGGCCTGTCAAAAACCAGCCACCAATCTTTTCACCCAACAAGACCGCTTTGAAACCTTTAAAACCATCTATAACACCGTACGACCCCATGAAGCAATCAACCAAGAAACCCCAGCTTCCTGGTACCACAAAAGTGACCGGCCCTATCCAAAAACCTTAAGTGATTGTGAATATCCTCATCATACGCTCACTCGTAAAGTCGATTCCTCAGGACGGATTTCTCTTTATGGCAACCGTCTGATCAGAATCAGTAAAGTCTTTGCTGGTGAACTTCTCGGATTCAAAGACTATACTCATTCCTGGTTAGTTAGTTTCTCTACCTATGATATTGGTATAATTGATAAAAAGACCCTTACTTTTGAATCAACGGAGATTCAAGATGATTAA
- a CDS encoding IS3 family transposase (programmed frameshift), whose product MNQEKEQRRKYDKEFKLEILRLVNEQKRPIAHVARDFGLGKNTIYKWKKAFEEDPVNAFPGTGHLKPEDEQFRQLKRDLERVTEERDILKKALGHLLKDTKMIFQFIHQHRSPFSVERMCNVLNVSVSGYYAFRKRKRSKREIDNEQLLVDIRVTFHAHRKRYGSPRITQWLRKEKGWSCSKNRVARLMKHHEIRATTHRRYRVTTDSNHQHPVADNRLNQNFLVECSNQVWVSDITYIPTQEGWLYLATILDLFSRKVVGWATSHSLSHDLVCMALQRAMQNRKAGPGLILHSDRGRQYVSFEFQNILTKHGFLPSMSRKGNCYDNACAESFFKTLKMELVYHERYQTRQEAHSSLFEYIEHFYNRVRLHSSLGYLSPEQFERRACLVAS is encoded by the exons ATGAATCAAGAAAAAGAACAACGGCGAAAGTATGACAAAGAATTTAAATTAGAAATCCTTCGCTTAGTCAATGAACAAAAAAGACCTATTGCCCACGTTGCTCGAGATTTTGGATTAGGAAAAAATACCATCTATAAATGGAAGAAAGCCTTTGAAGAAGATCCGGTCAATGCTTTTCCTGGAACCGGTCACTTAAAACCAGAAGATGAACAATTCCGACAGTTAAAACGTGACCTAGAACGAGTGACTGAAGAACGAGATATCCTAAAAAAAGCACTTG GCCATCTTCTCAAAGACACCAAGATGATTTTCCAATTTATCCATCAGCACCGCTCGCCGTTTTCGGTGGAGAGGATGTGCAACGTTTTGAATGTTTCAGTGAGCGGGTACTATGCGTTTCGAAAAAGAAAAAGATCTAAACGAGAGATCGACAATGAGCAACTATTGGTTGATATCCGAGTGACTTTCCATGCTCACCGGAAACGCTATGGAAGCCCTCGAATTACCCAGTGGCTTAGAAAAGAAAAAGGGTGGTCCTGTAGTAAGAACCGAGTTGCTCGCCTCATGAAACACCATGAGATACGAGCTACAACCCATCGTCGCTATCGGGTCACCACTGATTCGAATCATCAGCATCCAGTTGCTGATAATCGTCTCAATCAAAACTTTCTCGTCGAGTGTTCAAACCAGGTTTGGGTGTCTGATATTACCTATATCCCCACCCAGGAAGGGTGGTTGTATTTAGCCACCATCCTGGATCTGTTTTCTCGGAAAGTGGTTGGGTGGGCAACCAGCCACAGTCTTTCTCATGATTTAGTGTGCATGGCTTTACAGAGAGCCATGCAGAATCGAAAAGCTGGTCCTGGTCTAATTCTTCACTCTGATCGAGGGAGACAGTATGTGAGTTTCGAATTTCAAAATATTCTGACTAAACATGGTTTCCTGCCCAGTATGAGTCGGAAAGGAAACTGCTATGATAATGCTTGTGCTGAATCGTTCTTTAAAACCTTAAAAATGGAATTGGTGTATCATGAACGATACCAGACTCGACAGGAAGCCCATAGCAGTCTCTTTGAATACATTGAACATTTCTATAATCGTGTCCGTCTCCATTCATCTTTAGGATATTTGAGTCCAGAACAGTTTGAAAGGAGAGCTTGTCTTGTTGCTTCTTAG
- the udp gene encoding uridine phosphorylase: MKYYAYHLSMAEDDLRGATIALIPGAPERVVTIAQEFGSYQEIAFHREYRSVIADDGKDRILVVSSGIGGPSLAIAIEELARLGIQTFIRVGTSGAIQDFIRVGDLIISEGAVRMDGTSEHYAPMSFPACADFSVVTALNQAAKQLGYNYHSGITCTSATFYPGQERYDTFTHYVIRSLQGSFQEWKKLGILNYEMEIATLYTLVRVFGLKAGAICGVIVNRNQKEDVDLKTLQEVEERMSRVAVQAAKILLSQRDTSN, encoded by the coding sequence ATGAAGTATTATGCTTATCATCTCTCAATGGCAGAAGACGACCTTCGGGGAGCTACGATTGCACTTATCCCTGGAGCACCAGAGAGGGTCGTAACCATTGCCCAAGAATTTGGTTCTTACCAAGAAATCGCTTTCCATCGTGAATACCGAAGTGTTATCGCTGATGATGGGAAGGATAGAATATTAGTGGTATCTTCTGGTATTGGAGGTCCTTCACTGGCTATTGCTATTGAAGAGTTAGCGCGGCTGGGAATTCAAACTTTTATTCGAGTGGGAACTTCTGGAGCAATTCAGGATTTTATCCGGGTAGGGGACTTAATCATCAGTGAGGGAGCAGTGAGGATGGATGGTACTTCGGAACATTATGCTCCAATGTCCTTCCCTGCCTGTGCAGATTTTTCTGTTGTTACCGCTCTCAACCAGGCGGCAAAACAATTGGGATATAATTATCATTCTGGCATTACGTGTACTTCGGCAACCTTTTATCCCGGTCAAGAACGGTATGATACCTTTACCCATTATGTTATTCGTTCATTGCAAGGGAGTTTTCAGGAATGGAAGAAATTAGGAATTTTAAATTATGAAATGGAAATTGCCACTCTTTATACCCTTGTACGAGTATTTGGATTAAAAGCAGGTGCTATCTGTGGGGTAATCGTGAATCGGAATCAGAAGGAGGATGTTGATCTGAAAACACTTCAGGAAGTCGAGGAAAGAATGTCTCGGGTTGCAGTGCAAGCAGCAAAAATACTCCTTTCTCAAAGAGATACATCTAATTAA